Below is a window of Enterobacter kobei DNA.
CACGGTGGCGTCCATCAGGAGCGGGCGCGTCAGCCCGTGCGGCTGACTGAGCCGCCACTGCTGCCCGAGAAATGCCTGTGCACCGATGGTCAGATGCTCGCCCGGCTGATAGCCGCGCCCGTCGATCACAGCACCGGCGTGCAGTACAGCGCCGTCTGCCAGCGTCACCGTCTGCGGCGTCAGCGCGCTGACCGGTGTCTGCGTTCTCAGGCTATCCCCCAGCGCCTGCGTTATCTCAAGTGCGAAGCGCTCAGAGGTGATGCTCAGATAGCCGCCGTCGAACCGCCGGGTCAGCGCCGGAAAGCGCACGTCGTAGCCGGGCCAGCGATGGGCCACCAGCGGCGCGATCCACGCGTGCTGCGCCGGGGTGAGATCCTCGTGATGAAACGACCAGGTGTGATTGCCGCCTGGCTCTGCACCGGCCTCCAGCAGCAGCACCTTCAGCTGTGGCTGACGCTGGCGCAGCCGCCAGGCGATCAGCCCGTTGGCCAGCCCGCCGCCGACCAGGATCAGATCGTACTGCCGCGTCATGCGCAGTCCGCCAGGATCGGGTGGCGGCTGTTGAGCGCCTGCTCCACTACCGCCGCCGCACAGGTCGCGCCGCCCGCCTGCGCAAGCTGCGTCTGCATCAGGCTTAGCCGCTGACGGTAGCCAGGGTCGTTAAGCAGCGCGCCCAGTTTTTTTGCCAGCGCGTTCACGGTCGTGAATCGGGAGGCGCGACGGCCAATACCGCAGTAGACGACGCGCGCGGCGACGCCCGGCTGATCGAACGCCAGCGGAATAGTAAGCATCGGCGTGGCGCTCTCTATCGCGTCCATCACCGTATTCAGTCCGCCATGGGTGATCACCGCCTGCGCCTGGCGCAGCACGGCGGGCTGATCGGCAAAATCAGTTACCTCCGCGCCGTAACGTCGCAGTCGCGCTTCCTGCGCCGCGTTCAGGCCGCCGCAGTGGGCGATAAGCAGCCGGACGTTCAACTGGCGACAGGCACGGGCGATAGTGCGGAACAGCGTAAAGCGGTGGCCCTGGAGCGTACCCAGCGAGGCGAACACCAGCGGCGACGTGGAAGGTGCTGCCGCCTCCGGCGTGGCGTGGACGTGGCGCAGCGGCCCGACGGCGTGAAAGTGTGCGGGCAACTGGCGACGGGGAAAATCAAACGCGGGCAGCGTCTGGCTGATCTGCGCCAGCGGCGACAGACAGTCGTGCAGCGATCGCCGCTCGCCGAGGCCGAAGTCGCGCGCATGGCGTGCGATCACCTCGCTGTGGCGGCGCATCAGCCAGTCATAAATACGCTCGCTGGTGGCATACAGTTTCTGGCGGCGCGCGCCGGTACCGTAATTAAAGGGCATTACCGGCAACGGCAGGTGCGGCTCGCGGTTAACCGGTAACGCGCAGGCGACCGAAACGAACGGCAGTCCCAGCGCGTCCGCGACCAGTCCACCCGCCGCCTCCATCTGATCGACGATCAGTCCGTCGACGCCCGCCTGTTGCAGCGCGGCAGGCAGCTCACGGCACAGCATATCGCTGGTTTTCGCCATATCCGCGATCAGCCGAAAAATGCCCATCCCGGAAGGGTGCGCGGTTAACTCCAGCGTATGCGCCAGGCTACCGGGGGGATGGCTGAGTTCGCCCAAGGGATAAAAACCAATGCGCGCGTCGCCAAGCAGCGTCCGCGCTTCCGCCTGCTGCATAAAGGTGACGCGATGCCCGCGGGCGATCAGCGCCTGGGCGAGGGCTTCCAGCGCCCGTACGTGACTGTAGAGCGGGGGCGCGATAACCGCGTAGTGGCTCATTCCCCGTCCCCGGCGCGCACCAGCGTCGCCTGACGCAGCGCGTGAAGACTGGCGCTGCCGGTGCAGAAACAGGCGACCCGCAGCTGCTCGATAATAATCTGGAAGTGGGCGATAACCGCGTCGGCGGAGGCGGTGGCGCTGCCGAGCACGCCAGCGGCCTGCCCTGCGAGTGTCGCGCCCAGCGCGATGGCGCGGGCAACGTCGATGCCGTCGCTGACGCCGCCGGAGGCGATAAGCGGCATCTGCGGTAGCGCCTGATGCAGATCGCGCAGCGCCTGCGCGGTGGGAATGCCCCAGTCGGCAAACGCCATCGCCACCGCACGGGCGTGGGGCGTGGCGGCGCGTTCACCTTCGACGGCTGCCCAACTGGTGCCGCCGGAACCGGCAACGTCCAGCATCGCCACCCCCGCGTCAGCCAGTTGCCGAGCTACCGGCACGGAAATCCCCGCGCCGACCTCTTTTACCACCACCGGCACCGGCAGCGCGTTCACCGTGCGGGCGATGGCCGTCAGCACGCCGCGCCAGTCGCGGTCGCCGCCGCTCTGCAAGGCTTCCTGCAACGGATTAAGATGGATAATCAGCGCATCCGCTTCGATCATATCCACCGCACGGCGGGCATAGTCGATGCCATGAGGCGCGGCGATCTGCGCGGCCCCCAGGTTCGCCAGCAGCGGGATATCCGGCGCGGCACGGCGCAGTTCGCGCGTCAGGCCCCAGTTATCTTCGCTTTCCAGCGCGACACGCTGCGAGCCGACGCCCATCGCCAGCCCGAGCGCCTGCGCCGCTTCTGCCAGATGACGGTTGATTTCTCTGGCGCGGCTGGCACCGCCGGTCATCGAGCTTATCAGCAGCGGCGCACGCAGCGTTCTGCCGAACAGCGCGGTGCTTAAATCGATCGCATCCAGATGCAGTTCCGGCATCGCACAGTGTTCAAAACGCCATTCAGCAAAACCGGTGCCGCGCTTTTTCAGCGCCCGCGCCGGATCCAGCACGATATCCAGATGATCGTTTTTGCGTTGAGTCAGTTCCCTGTCCTTCATTGCCGCTCCAGTCGCTATGGCATCCTGAGATGAAAACCCTGTCTTAGCCGAACAGCGCCATCTGCTTGTCGAACCAGGCGTGCATAAAGCGCCGCGTGGCGACGCCGCGCTGGCAGGCGCTGGCCAGATGCTCGTCCGCGCTGCGCAGATGGTCGCGCAGTCGCTGATGTACGGCATCCGCGCCGAGCATCGCCACCAGCGTCGATTTGCCGTGATCTTTATTGATATCTTTACCGGTACCGTTCAGGCCATCTGCCAGATCGTCCAGCAACTGGAACGCCTGCCCCAGATCCTGCGCGAAACAGCGTAATCGCTGACGCGCCTGCGGCGGGGCATCGGCGACGATGGCCGCCATTTGCAGCGTGGCATCAAACAGGCGGCTGGTTTTGAGTTCATTGGCGAGCAGGATCGACTCGGCGGTACGCGCGCCTGCGCCCTCGTGCAGATCGAGATACTGTCCCTGCACCAGTCCCTGTAGTCCGACCGCCGTAGAGAGTTCTGCCACCGCCA
It encodes the following:
- a CDS encoding glycosyltransferase, with the protein product MSHYAVIAPPLYSHVRALEALAQALIARGHRVTFMQQAEARTLLGDARIGFYPLGELSHPPGSLAHTLELTAHPSGMGIFRLIADMAKTSDMLCRELPAALQQAGVDGLIVDQMEAAGGLVADALGLPFVSVACALPVNREPHLPLPVMPFNYGTGARRQKLYATSERIYDWLMRRHSEVIARHARDFGLGERRSLHDCLSPLAQISQTLPAFDFPRRQLPAHFHAVGPLRHVHATPEAAAPSTSPLVFASLGTLQGHRFTLFRTIARACRQLNVRLLIAHCGGLNAAQEARLRRYGAEVTDFADQPAVLRQAQAVITHGGLNTVMDAIESATPMLTIPLAFDQPGVAARVVYCGIGRRASRFTTVNALAKKLGALLNDPGYRQRLSLMQTQLAQAGGATCAAAVVEQALNSRHPILADCA
- a CDS encoding polyprenyl synthetase family protein, translating into MNVNADNCLNHEDELQALREALQVRLDELLPAGQQQDLVYTAMREGTLVAGKRVRPLLLVLAARDLGCHADQPGLLDLACAVEMVHAASLMLDDIPCMDNALLRRGRPTIHRQYGENVAILAAVALLSRAFGVVAEAQSLSPACKTLAVAELSTAVGLQGLVQGQYLDLHEGAGARTAESILLANELKTSRLFDATLQMAAIVADAPPQARQRLRCFAQDLGQAFQLLDDLADGLNGTGKDINKDHGKSTLVAMLGADAVHQRLRDHLRSADEHLASACQRGVATRRFMHAWFDKQMALFG
- the fni gene encoding type 2 isopentenyl-diphosphate Delta-isomerase, with the translated sequence MKDRELTQRKNDHLDIVLDPARALKKRGTGFAEWRFEHCAMPELHLDAIDLSTALFGRTLRAPLLISSMTGGASRAREINRHLAEAAQALGLAMGVGSQRVALESEDNWGLTRELRRAAPDIPLLANLGAAQIAAPHGIDYARRAVDMIEADALIIHLNPLQEALQSGGDRDWRGVLTAIARTVNALPVPVVVKEVGAGISVPVARQLADAGVAMLDVAGSGGTSWAAVEGERAATPHARAVAMAFADWGIPTAQALRDLHQALPQMPLIASGGVSDGIDVARAIALGATLAGQAAGVLGSATASADAVIAHFQIIIEQLRVACFCTGSASLHALRQATLVRAGDGE